In one window of Frigoriglobus tundricola DNA:
- the bioB gene encoding biotin synthase BioB — MKTLDEFRSAYRLPLPELILRAAEVHRTHRNYADVQRCALLSIKTGGCPEDCSYCSQSAHYDTPVGRAPLMTVDEVRDRAEQARAAGATRFCMGAAWRAPKDGPEFDRVLEMVRTVRGLGMEACVTLGMLTADQARRLSEAGLTAYNHNLDTSREFYPQIVTTRTYDDRLDTLRAVAAAGISVCSGGIIGMGETEDDRLRMLVELAALATPPESVPINCLMPSKGTPLEMAPAVDSIELVRLIAVARIAFPRARVRLSAGRDRMSRELQILCFLAGADSVFFGEKLLTAPNPDETADAELFRAMGLPASVPAHCS; from the coding sequence ATGAAAACACTCGACGAGTTCCGGTCCGCGTACCGACTCCCCCTGCCCGAACTGATCCTGCGAGCGGCGGAGGTTCACCGCACGCACCGCAACTATGCCGACGTGCAGCGGTGCGCGCTCCTTAGTATCAAAACCGGCGGCTGCCCCGAGGACTGCTCGTACTGTAGCCAGTCGGCGCACTACGACACGCCGGTCGGGCGCGCCCCGCTCATGACGGTCGACGAGGTCCGCGACCGCGCGGAGCAGGCGAGGGCCGCCGGCGCGACGCGGTTCTGCATGGGCGCCGCGTGGCGCGCCCCGAAGGACGGACCCGAGTTCGATCGCGTTCTCGAGATGGTGCGCACGGTGCGCGGGCTCGGGATGGAAGCCTGCGTCACGCTCGGGATGCTCACGGCGGACCAGGCCCGCCGGTTGAGCGAGGCCGGGCTGACCGCGTACAACCACAACCTCGACACATCCCGCGAGTTCTACCCCCAGATCGTCACCACCCGGACCTACGACGACCGGCTGGACACGCTCCGGGCCGTCGCGGCGGCCGGCATTTCGGTGTGTTCCGGCGGCATCATCGGAATGGGCGAGACCGAGGACGACCGGCTCCGGATGCTGGTCGAACTGGCGGCCCTGGCCACGCCCCCGGAGAGCGTGCCCATCAACTGTCTGATGCCGTCCAAGGGCACGCCGCTGGAAATGGCGCCGGCGGTCGATTCGATCGAACTCGTGCGCCTGATCGCGGTCGCCCGGATCGCCTTCCCGCGGGCGCGCGTCCGCCTCAGCGCCGGCCGCGACCGCATGAGCCGCGAACTGCAAATCCTCTGCTTCCTCGCCGGCGCCGACTCGGTGTTCTTCGGCGAGAAGCTCCTCACGGCCCCGAACCCGGACGAAACGGCCGACGCCGAACTCTTCCGGGCAATGGGGCTGCCCGCGTCCGTGCCCGCGCACTGCTCATGA
- a CDS encoding PAS domain S-box protein yields the protein MSNRLPTGPPAPPTSDGGTQRARTRSVNAPVRITGGYLVFALLWIGLTELVQGGAGVPTTGFWAAAGRSAVFVALSALLVFWLSRHEFRTAARPSALLAAVTESTADVGRVKDRIGPDGTEQALVRDALRASERRFRELADAIPQIVWVTGADGGVTYFNARTVEYTGFTCDELTGWAWDKMFYPDDLPRTVAAWTEIVRTGVPRVLEFRLRRADGAYRWHICRQVPARNTGGAVVQWYGTATDVEDLKRAEAALRDERTLLRTLIDALPDLIAVKDAAGRYTVCNRALVAYAGATAEAELLGRTALDLFPADEARVYQEEDARVLARGETIYEHERVVRAGAGWRAVSKVPVMDPAGAVVGLVAIDRNVQQRKEREQALAESQERLKHALMAARMGVWEWDLRTDAIHWSPECLTIYGVDKPGRSIEDFLALVHPDDRDRVMALAHSALENRTGFSAEFRIVRPDGTVRWISDLARGTYAADGRPVRMIGTVQDVTDRRAAEEALREERDRLARLAVSVPGVLHCFRLGPDGAASFPYASPGIATIYGLRPEVLAADAASALEMLHPEDRERVLALIAESARTLTPWKEAYRLCRPGGEIWVEVQSAPVREPDGGTLWYGILSDITGRKRDEAVLRFQNALLTSQTEASPDGVLVVSSDGRVLSHNHRFFAVWGMPEDAAAPGHDALVLAQARSRAADPEAFSARVAAIYADPDIHSRDEVALADGRTLERYSSPIRGAAGEVLGRVWFFRDITDRKRAEAERDRQGRELQLIFDAVPALIFYKDLDHRLVRVNQELVRLSGLPRARIEGRTDAELGSPHADQYYRDEDEVVATGRPKRGLLEPIATATGVRWLRTDKFPLRDEGGRTVGVIGFAQDVTDRMRAESEQQKLIALVQHSKDFIGLADLDGRITFLNAGARRMIGLGEDEDVSGLHFTAYVPPEWQDFFHETALRTVRETGLWEGEMQWRHMRTGRLIDVARTIFLIPDPAGGPSSFATVTRDITARKRAEQTLRDRERMLGIVTGSARVGLAVVNARYEYLFANEAYADLFGLAVTDVVGRRTPDLLATSWDRVRPQLDRALAGERVSFELAWPTAPGAPGPRWFRAMYEPRGADTGPTVVFVIMEITEQKRAEAAIRESEERYRRLVDVLPTALFIHTRDEIVFCNPAFVQLMGASGPAELLGRDPYGVPHPDFREFVRTRVAAMLESGEATTGVEMRVVRLDGRSVPVQTAATPVTGSHPPAVLVALSDLTERERSADLLRAVLASVNDPILTIDERGTVQSANPATERTFGYPEAELIGGSVKKLMPDQYSIGSDRYNADYLRTGVAKVIGIGREATGRRKDGTTFPLELTVTEFRLDGERHFTGVVRDITARKRLEAQFQQAQKMEAIGRLAGGVAHDFNNLLTVINGYTDFMLLELPVGDPRRDAVATVRDAGERAARLTQQLLAFSRKAIVEPKVLDLNELVTTSAKLLGRLIGEDVSLVVVADPALARIKADPGQLEQVLMNLAVNARDAMPTGGRLLIQTRDVAVGPDARAGGSGPEPGRYAQLTVTDSGTGMTDEVKSKIFEPFFTTKEPGKGTGLGLAVVHGVVEQCGGHITVTSAVGAGTTFNLLFPVVAEASGPGASGITWAAARGTETVLLVEDDAPVRAIARTALETQGYKVLDAASGGAAIRLAEGHSGTIHLLVTDVVMPEMGGRKVAEAVRARRPGTRVLYISGYTDDAVVQHGIVEGTDAFLQKPFTPLGLARKVRAVLDAPA from the coding sequence ATGTCCAATCGCCTACCGACCGGTCCCCCGGCGCCGCCGACCTCGGACGGCGGTACGCAGCGGGCACGCACGCGATCGGTGAACGCGCCCGTTCGAATTACAGGGGGGTACCTCGTGTTCGCCCTGCTCTGGATCGGGCTCACGGAACTCGTGCAGGGGGGGGCAGGAGTTCCGACCACCGGGTTCTGGGCCGCGGCCGGCCGGAGTGCCGTATTCGTCGCCCTTTCCGCGCTGCTCGTCTTCTGGCTCTCCCGACACGAGTTCCGGACCGCCGCGCGCCCGTCCGCGCTGCTGGCCGCCGTTACCGAGAGCACCGCGGATGTGGGGCGTGTGAAGGACCGGATCGGTCCGGACGGCACCGAACAGGCGCTCGTGCGCGACGCGCTCCGGGCCAGCGAGCGGCGGTTCCGGGAACTGGCCGACGCGATCCCGCAGATCGTCTGGGTCACGGGTGCCGACGGCGGGGTGACCTACTTCAACGCCCGAACGGTCGAATACACCGGGTTCACGTGTGACGAACTGACCGGTTGGGCCTGGGACAAGATGTTTTACCCGGACGACCTGCCCCGGACGGTCGCCGCGTGGACCGAGATCGTCCGGACCGGCGTGCCGCGGGTTCTGGAGTTCCGCCTCCGCCGTGCGGACGGCGCGTACCGGTGGCACATCTGCCGGCAAGTACCGGCGCGGAACACGGGCGGGGCGGTTGTGCAGTGGTACGGGACGGCCACCGACGTCGAGGACCTGAAGCGGGCCGAGGCCGCCCTGCGCGACGAGCGGACCCTGTTGCGCACGCTGATCGACGCGCTCCCCGACCTGATCGCCGTCAAGGACGCCGCCGGCCGGTACACGGTTTGTAACCGGGCGCTTGTGGCGTACGCCGGGGCGACCGCGGAGGCCGAGCTCCTCGGCCGGACGGCGCTCGACCTGTTCCCCGCCGACGAGGCGCGCGTGTACCAGGAAGAAGACGCCCGCGTACTCGCGCGCGGCGAGACCATATACGAACACGAGCGGGTGGTGCGCGCCGGGGCCGGCTGGCGCGCGGTCAGCAAGGTACCGGTGATGGACCCCGCCGGCGCCGTCGTCGGGCTCGTCGCGATCGACCGGAACGTGCAGCAGCGGAAGGAGCGGGAGCAGGCGCTGGCCGAGAGCCAGGAGCGGCTGAAACACGCTCTGATGGCCGCCCGGATGGGGGTGTGGGAGTGGGACCTCCGGACGGACGCGATCCACTGGTCCCCGGAGTGCCTGACGATTTACGGCGTGGACAAGCCGGGGCGATCGATCGAGGACTTCCTCGCGCTGGTTCACCCGGACGACCGCGATCGGGTCATGGCGCTGGCCCACTCGGCGCTAGAAAACCGCACGGGGTTCAGCGCCGAGTTCCGGATCGTGCGCCCGGACGGGACGGTGCGCTGGATCTCCGATCTGGCCCGCGGCACGTACGCGGCCGACGGCCGCCCGGTGCGGATGATTGGGACCGTCCAGGACGTCACCGACCGGAGGGCGGCCGAGGAGGCGCTGCGGGAGGAGCGCGACCGGCTCGCCCGCCTCGCGGTCAGCGTACCGGGGGTGCTCCACTGCTTCCGGCTCGGTCCGGACGGCGCGGCCTCTTTCCCCTACGCCAGCCCGGGCATCGCGACGATTTACGGACTGCGCCCGGAGGTCCTCGCGGCCGATGCGGCTTCGGCGTTAGAAATGCTGCACCCGGAGGACCGCGAGCGCGTCCTCGCTTTGATCGCCGAATCCGCACGGACCCTGACGCCGTGGAAAGAAGCGTACCGCCTCTGCCGCCCCGGTGGCGAAATCTGGGTCGAGGTCCAGTCCGCCCCCGTTCGCGAGCCGGACGGCGGCACGCTGTGGTACGGGATCCTCTCGGACATCACCGGGCGCAAGCGCGACGAGGCGGTGCTGCGCTTCCAGAACGCCCTCCTCACGTCCCAGACCGAAGCGTCCCCGGACGGCGTCCTGGTCGTCAGTTCGGACGGCCGGGTGCTGTCCCACAACCACCGGTTCTTCGCCGTGTGGGGGATGCCCGAGGACGCGGCCGCCCCGGGCCACGACGCCCTCGTTCTCGCGCAGGCCCGCAGCCGGGCGGCCGACCCGGAGGCGTTTTCCGCCCGCGTCGCGGCCATTTACGCCGACCCGGACATCCACAGCCGCGACGAGGTGGCCCTCGCGGACGGGCGGACGCTCGAGCGGTATAGCAGCCCGATCCGGGGCGCCGCCGGGGAGGTGCTGGGCCGCGTCTGGTTCTTCCGGGACATCACCGACCGGAAACGGGCCGAGGCCGAACGGGACCGGCAGGGGCGCGAGCTGCAACTCATCTTCGACGCGGTCCCGGCCCTCATCTTCTACAAGGACCTCGATCACCGGCTGGTGCGCGTGAACCAGGAACTGGTCCGGCTGAGCGGGCTCCCCCGCGCGCGCATTGAGGGGCGCACGGACGCGGAGCTCGGCTCGCCCCACGCGGACCAGTACTACCGGGACGAGGACGAGGTGGTGGCCACCGGGCGGCCCAAACGCGGGCTCCTCGAACCCATCGCCACCGCGACCGGGGTCCGCTGGCTCCGGACGGACAAGTTCCCCCTCCGGGACGAGGGCGGGCGGACCGTCGGGGTGATCGGGTTCGCCCAGGACGTCACCGACCGGATGCGGGCCGAGTCCGAACAGCAGAAGCTGATCGCGCTCGTTCAGCACAGTAAGGACTTCATCGGGCTGGCGGACCTCGACGGGCGGATCACCTTCCTGAACGCGGGCGCGCGCCGCATGATCGGCCTGGGCGAGGACGAGGACGTGAGCGGGCTCCACTTCACGGCCTACGTGCCCCCGGAATGGCAGGACTTCTTTCACGAAACGGCCCTCCGGACGGTGCGCGAGACCGGGCTCTGGGAGGGGGAGATGCAGTGGCGGCACATGCGCACGGGCCGGCTCATCGACGTCGCCCGGACGATTTTCCTCATCCCCGATCCGGCGGGCGGGCCGAGCAGTTTCGCGACCGTCACCCGCGACATCACGGCGCGCAAGCGGGCCGAGCAAACCCTCCGGGACCGCGAGCGCATGCTCGGGATCGTGACCGGCTCCGCGCGTGTGGGTTTGGCGGTCGTGAACGCCCGGTACGAGTACCTGTTCGCCAACGAGGCCTACGCCGACCTGTTCGGGCTGGCCGTGACCGACGTGGTCGGGCGGCGCACGCCCGACCTGCTCGCGACCAGTTGGGACCGCGTCCGGCCGCAACTCGATCGGGCACTGGCCGGCGAGCGGGTGAGCTTCGAGCTGGCCTGGCCCACCGCACCGGGCGCGCCCGGGCCGCGCTGGTTCCGGGCGATGTACGAGCCACGGGGGGCGGACACGGGCCCGACGGTCGTGTTCGTGATCATGGAGATCACCGAACAGAAGCGGGCGGAGGCGGCGATCCGGGAGAGCGAGGAGCGGTACCGGCGGCTGGTGGACGTGCTCCCCACCGCCCTGTTCATCCACACCCGGGACGAGATCGTGTTCTGCAACCCGGCGTTCGTCCAGCTGATGGGCGCCTCCGGCCCCGCGGAGCTGTTGGGGCGGGACCCGTACGGCGTGCCGCACCCGGACTTTCGCGAGTTCGTTCGCACGCGGGTCGCGGCCATGCTGGAGTCGGGCGAGGCGACGACAGGGGTCGAGATGCGGGTCGTCCGGCTCGACGGGCGCTCGGTCCCCGTCCAGACCGCGGCCACGCCGGTGACCGGTTCGCACCCGCCGGCCGTCCTCGTCGCCCTCTCCGACCTGACCGAGCGCGAGCGGTCGGCGGACCTGCTCCGCGCGGTGCTGGCGAGCGTCAACGACCCCATCCTCACCATCGACGAACGGGGCACCGTCCAGTCGGCCAACCCGGCCACCGAGCGGACCTTCGGGTACCCGGAGGCCGAGCTGATCGGCGGGAGCGTCAAGAAGCTGATGCCGGACCAGTACAGCATCGGGTCCGACCGGTACAACGCCGACTACCTCCGGACCGGGGTCGCGAAGGTCATCGGCATCGGGCGCGAGGCCACCGGGCGCCGCAAGGACGGGACCACGTTCCCCCTGGAACTGACCGTCACCGAGTTCCGGCTGGACGGCGAGCGCCACTTCACCGGCGTCGTCCGAGACATCACCGCCCGGAAGCGGCTCGAGGCCCAGTTCCAGCAGGCCCAGAAGATGGAGGCAATCGGCCGCCTCGCCGGCGGGGTGGCACACGACTTCAACAACCTGCTCACGGTCATTAACGGGTACACCGACTTTATGCTGCTGGAACTGCCGGTCGGGGACCCGCGGCGGGACGCGGTCGCGACCGTCCGCGACGCGGGCGAACGGGCCGCCCGGCTGACGCAACAGTTGCTGGCGTTCAGCCGCAAGGCGATCGTCGAGCCGAAGGTGCTCGATCTGAACGAACTGGTCACGACCTCCGCGAAACTGCTGGGCCGGCTGATCGGCGAGGACGTTTCGCTCGTCGTCGTCGCCGACCCGGCCCTCGCGCGCATCAAGGCCGACCCGGGCCAGCTCGAACAGGTGCTGATGAACCTGGCGGTGAACGCCCGCGACGCCATGCCCACCGGCGGCCGGCTCCTGATCCAGACCCGCGACGTCGCGGTCGGTCCCGACGCCCGGGCCGGGGGCTCCGGGCCGGAACCGGGCCGGTACGCCCAGCTCACCGTCACGGACAGCGGTACGGGGATGACCGATGAGGTGAAGAGCAAGATCTTCGAGCCCTTCTTCACGACGAAGGAGCCCGGGAAGGGCACGGGGCTCGGGCTGGCGGTGGTGCACGGCGTGGTCGAACAGTGCGGCGGCCACATTACGGTGACCAGCGCCGTGGGCGCCGGGACCACGTTCAACCTCCTCTTCCCGGTCGTTGCCGAAGCGAGCGGCCCCGGGGCGTCGGGCATCACCTGGGCCGCCGCCCGCGGCACCGAAACGGTCCTCCTGGTCGAGGACGACGCCCCCGTTCGCGCGATCGCCCGGACCGCCCTGGAAACGCAGGGGTACAAGGTGCTGGACGCCGCTTCTGGTGGGGCCGCGATCCGATTGGCCGAGGGACACTCGGGCACGATTCACCTGCTGGTCACCGACGTGGTGATGCCGGAGATGGGGGGGCGGAAGGTGGCCGAGGCCGTGCGGGCGCGCCGGCCGGGGACGCGGGTCCTCTACATCAGCGGCTACACGGACGACGCGGTCGTTCAGCACGGGATCGTCGAGGGCACCGACGCGTTCTTACAGAAACCGTTCACCCCATTGGGTCTGGCCCGGAAGGTGCGTGCGGTGCTCGACGCACCCGCGTGA
- a CDS encoding aminotransferase class I/II-fold pyridoxal phosphate-dependent enzyme, which produces MSLFSRWTETLTGLKAQGRFRALKPPRGLDFTSNDYLGYATRGQRTEGQRTENRSQGSEDTPALPSGSLPSALCPSATLTSGLASRLLRGHHPVWDEVEQALAAWHGAESVLVMNSGFTANEGLISTAVEPGDWVATDELNHACIAEGLRVCRPRKFAFRHNDLAHLEEGLKAEAAKRPPGREMFVVTESLFSMDGDLSPLPEIVDLAERYGAHVIVDEAHSTGCFGPAGSGVVDALGLRSRVLATVHTGGKALGVTGAYVCGSNLLRDYLVNRCRHLIFTTALPAVIGSWWLNMLPKVKADDAGRQQLHTNSARFRAALTARGVPALGSTYVVPVVLGDDPRGVRVATHLQEVGYDIRAIRPPSVPQGTARVRISVHADHAPELLDRLADDIAEAVRE; this is translated from the coding sequence ATGAGCCTCTTCTCGCGCTGGACCGAAACGCTCACCGGCCTGAAGGCACAGGGCCGGTTCCGCGCGCTGAAACCGCCGCGCGGCCTCGATTTCACGTCCAACGATTACCTCGGGTACGCGACCAGAGGACAGAGGACCGAGGGGCAGAGGACAGAGAACAGAAGTCAGGGGTCGGAGGACACCCCTGCTCTGCCCTCTGGTTCTCTGCCCTCTGCCCTCTGCCCCTCTGCCACTCTGACCTCTGGCCTGGCGTCCCGCCTGCTCCGCGGACACCATCCGGTTTGGGACGAGGTCGAGCAGGCGCTCGCAGCCTGGCACGGGGCGGAATCCGTTCTCGTGATGAACAGCGGCTTCACCGCGAACGAGGGGCTGATTTCGACCGCGGTCGAACCGGGCGACTGGGTCGCGACCGACGAGTTGAACCACGCGTGCATCGCCGAAGGGCTGCGCGTGTGCCGGCCGCGCAAGTTCGCCTTCCGGCACAACGACCTCGCCCACCTCGAAGAGGGCCTGAAGGCGGAAGCCGCGAAGCGCCCGCCGGGGCGCGAGATGTTCGTCGTCACCGAATCGCTGTTCAGCATGGACGGCGACCTCTCCCCCCTGCCCGAGATCGTTGACCTCGCGGAGCGCTACGGCGCCCATGTGATCGTGGACGAAGCCCACAGCACCGGGTGCTTCGGCCCCGCGGGGTCCGGAGTCGTGGACGCGCTCGGGCTCCGGTCGCGCGTACTGGCGACCGTTCACACCGGCGGAAAAGCACTCGGCGTGACCGGCGCGTACGTTTGTGGGTCGAACCTGCTCCGCGACTATCTCGTGAACCGCTGTCGGCACCTGATCTTCACCACGGCGCTGCCCGCGGTGATCGGATCTTGGTGGCTGAACATGCTGCCGAAGGTGAAGGCCGACGACGCGGGCCGGCAGCAACTGCACACGAACTCCGCACGCTTCCGCGCCGCGCTCACGGCCCGCGGGGTGCCGGCTCTGGGCAGTACGTATGTCGTGCCGGTCGTGCTGGGGGACGACCCGCGGGGCGTGCGCGTCGCCACGCACTTGCAAGAGGTCGGTTACGACATCCGCGCCATTCGCCCGCCGAGCGTTCCCCAGGGCACCGCGCGGGTGCGTATTTCGGTTCACGCCGACCACGCGCCGGAACTGCTCGACCGGCTCGCGGACGATATCGCGGAGGCGGTCCGGGAATGA
- the bioA gene encoding adenosylmethionine--8-amino-7-oxononanoate transaminase, whose protein sequence is MTGIVVTGTDTDAGKTAFALLFLTAFADRFDYWKPVETGDPDSLRLRRLVPTATVHEPLARFRDPVAPALAARREARVMPGAAEICAARPNTAKPLVIETFGSPFSPLTGDTLQVELLRALQAPAVLVTPSKVGAVGRTLTAVRAMTGAGVRPVAVALMGPPDDYAAAQIARHTDGLSVISLQLPEGEWTPESLRAAAERQRAELTRLVEGIGGEEPTPRSGARSAERGVRNEDPEPGGPGLPLRAPRSALRAPDDWPARDRAVVWHPYTALAGAADPLPVVAAEREFLHLADGRTLIDAVSSWWTILHGHRHPPLVEALTAAAGRLDHVLFAGVTHPAAVELAELILGSVPWTGGRVFYSDNGSTAVEVALKMAYQFWCHRGEPNRTLFVGFEGGYHGDTFGAMAVGRDPLFFGPFEPLLFRALQVPVSAERLDAALGANAGRVAAVILEPLVQGAGGMRMHTPQELRAIVEVTQRHGVLFIADEVMTGCRTGRLWAHSHSGIVPDLICSAKTLAGGMLPLAVTLASPGIVAAFDTPDRAKTFFHGHSFTANPLACAVAVKNWQLLASQEWLAAAQRIETFWRTRLEPLRGRPGVTDVRVCGTIAAVELDAPGGYLADIGQRVRQLAINRGVLLRPLGPVVYAMPPLCTSDESLVRLADAIRAAVTGTD, encoded by the coding sequence ATGACCGGCATCGTCGTCACCGGGACCGACACGGACGCCGGCAAGACCGCGTTCGCGCTCCTCTTCCTCACCGCCTTCGCCGACCGGTTCGACTACTGGAAACCGGTGGAGACCGGCGACCCGGACTCGCTCCGCCTGCGGCGCCTGGTTCCGACCGCGACCGTCCACGAACCACTCGCACGCTTTCGAGACCCCGTCGCGCCGGCCCTCGCGGCGAGGCGCGAGGCGCGCGTCATGCCCGGCGCGGCCGAAATCTGCGCGGCGCGCCCGAACACGGCGAAACCGCTCGTCATCGAGACGTTCGGGAGCCCGTTTTCGCCGCTCACGGGCGACACGCTCCAGGTCGAGTTGCTTCGTGCGTTGCAGGCGCCGGCTGTACTGGTCACGCCCTCGAAGGTGGGCGCAGTCGGCCGAACACTCACCGCCGTCCGGGCGATGACTGGTGCTGGCGTGCGGCCGGTCGCGGTCGCGCTGATGGGACCGCCCGACGACTACGCTGCGGCCCAGATCGCGCGGCACACGGACGGTCTGTCGGTGATCTCGCTCCAACTCCCGGAGGGGGAATGGACGCCGGAATCGCTGCGTGCGGCTGCGGAGCGGCAGAGAGCGGAACTGACGCGGCTTGTTGAGGGGATTGGGGGCGAAGAACCTACCCCCCGGTCTGGAGCGCGGAGCGCGGAACGCGGAGTGCGGAACGAAGACCCGGAACCGGGTGGTCCTGGTCTTCCACTCCGCGCTCCGCGCTCCGCGCTCCGCGCTCCAGACGACTGGCCCGCACGCGACCGGGCCGTGGTCTGGCACCCGTACACCGCACTCGCCGGCGCCGCCGACCCGCTACCGGTGGTGGCCGCGGAACGCGAGTTCCTGCACCTCGCCGACGGCCGCACGCTCATTGATGCGGTGTCGTCGTGGTGGACGATCCTCCACGGGCACCGCCACCCGCCGCTCGTTGAGGCGCTCACTGCGGCGGCCGGGCGCCTCGATCACGTCCTCTTCGCGGGCGTCACGCACCCCGCCGCCGTGGAACTCGCGGAACTGATACTCGGGTCGGTGCCGTGGACCGGCGGCCGCGTGTTCTACTCGGACAACGGCAGCACTGCGGTCGAAGTCGCGCTGAAGATGGCGTACCAGTTCTGGTGCCACCGCGGGGAACCGAACCGCACGCTCTTCGTGGGGTTCGAGGGCGGCTACCACGGGGACACGTTCGGCGCAATGGCCGTCGGCCGCGACCCGCTCTTCTTTGGTCCGTTTGAGCCGCTCCTGTTCCGCGCCCTTCAGGTGCCCGTTTCGGCCGAACGGCTCGACGCCGCACTCGGCGCGAATGCCGGGCGGGTGGCGGCCGTCATTCTCGAACCACTCGTCCAGGGCGCGGGCGGGATGCGGATGCACACGCCGCAGGAGCTGCGAGCCATCGTTGAGGTCACGCAGCGGCACGGCGTTTTGTTCATCGCCGATGAAGTGATGACCGGGTGCCGCACGGGCCGCCTCTGGGCGCACTCGCACTCCGGAATCGTGCCCGATCTGATCTGCTCCGCGAAAACACTGGCGGGCGGGATGCTGCCCCTCGCCGTCACGCTCGCGTCGCCCGGGATCGTCGCGGCGTTCGACACCCCGGACCGGGCGAAGACGTTCTTCCACGGGCACTCGTTCACCGCGAACCCGCTGGCGTGCGCCGTCGCGGTCAAGAACTGGCAGTTGCTGGCGAGTCAGGAGTGGCTCGCCGCCGCGCAGCGGATCGAGACGTTCTGGCGCACCCGTCTCGAACCCCTGCGCGGGCGGCCCGGGGTGACCGACGTGCGCGTCTGCGGAACGATTGCGGCCGTCGAACTCGACGCACCGGGCGGTTACCTCGCGGACATAGGGCAGCGGGTTCGGCAGCTCGCGATCAATCGGGGCGTCCTGCTCCGGCCGCTCGGCCCGGTGGTGTACGCCATGCCGCCCCTCTGCACGTCGGACGAATCACTCGTCCGTCTCGCGGACGCGATTCGCGCTGCGGTAACCGGTACAGATTGA
- the ilvY gene encoding HTH-type transcriptional activator IlvY — MLVLLSGDSGQSTSWAPVASNDIRALHCCLKRNAGTCPHATMHLDDLRLFLDLADSLHFGRAAAAGHRTPSAVSRAVARLERAVGRRLFERGRGGVRLTPAGETFRRFAADTLGNYADLRSGLGGSGGGLTGTLTVYGTTTAAVAVLAPVLRRFRDRHPAAALTLQTGDVEGAWDRVRSGAADVAVAIRPARPVAGLHFTPVTSTAVRMYAPADPGPVRTALARRPVKWAEVPVVAPPPGPLRDRLDRWFRNKKVNPKVIATVAGSEALVGMIGLGFGIGVAAELVVSGTAGRLVEPVASGPPLPPLTIGLCCRAERVRVPEVRALLEASSG; from the coding sequence ATGCTGGTTCTCCTGTCGGGCGACTCCGGACAGAGTACCTCCTGGGCACCCGTTGCGTCGAACGACATCCGGGCACTACATTGTTGCTTGAAACGCAACGCCGGCACCTGCCCCCACGCCACCATGCACCTGGACGATCTGCGCCTGTTCCTGGACCTGGCCGATTCGCTCCATTTCGGCCGCGCCGCCGCCGCCGGGCACCGTACCCCTTCGGCCGTCAGCCGCGCGGTGGCCCGGTTGGAACGTGCGGTCGGCCGCCGCCTGTTCGAGCGGGGCCGCGGCGGCGTGCGCCTGACCCCGGCCGGCGAGACGTTCCGCCGGTTCGCGGCCGATACCCTGGGCAACTACGCCGATCTGAGATCCGGACTGGGGGGATCGGGCGGCGGGCTGACGGGCACGCTGACCGTCTACGGTACAACCACGGCCGCCGTGGCCGTATTGGCTCCCGTGCTGAGGCGGTTCCGCGACCGGCACCCGGCCGCAGCGCTCACCCTTCAGACCGGTGACGTGGAGGGCGCCTGGGACCGGGTCCGGTCCGGAGCGGCGGACGTGGCGGTGGCGATCCGTCCCGCACGGCCGGTCGCGGGGCTGCACTTCACCCCCGTGACCTCCACGGCGGTCCGAATGTACGCGCCAGCGGACCCCGGTCCGGTTCGCACCGCCCTGGCCCGGAGACCGGTGAAGTGGGCCGAAGTGCCGGTCGTCGCCCCGCCTCCGGGACCGCTGCGGGACCGGTTGGACCGGTGGTTTCGGAACAAAAAGGTGAACCCGAAGGTGATCGCGACCGTGGCCGGGAGCGAAGCGCTGGTCGGGATGATCGGGCTCGGGTTCGGCATCGGGGTCGCGGCCGAACTGGTGGTATCGGGAACGGCCGGGCGCCTGGTGGAACCGGTGGCGAGCGGACCGCCCCTGCCCCCGCTCACGATCGGGCTGTGTTGCCGCGCCGAGCGCGTGCGCGTCCCCGAAGTCCGCGCGCTGCTGGAAGCCTCCAGCGGGTGA